From one Melospiza melodia melodia isolate bMelMel2 chromosome 6, bMelMel2.pri, whole genome shotgun sequence genomic stretch:
- the PPFIBP2 gene encoding liprin-beta-2 isoform X10, which translates to MAEVSDLKIKLVGMEKEQSEYEEKQNKAESVVNLISDLQEQMCRLQLEINSRIQERKSQDRKADLTPNGAQSGARSVEPLGQKNCSRCEGLLQELRHLKIKVEELENERNQYEWKLKATKAEIAQLQEQLALKDAEIERLQSQLSRTSSYTEVAEREEVYRRRLKEKHQEVQRLKIGMETLLAANEEKDRRIEELTLLLSQYRRVKDIMVAAHGSPVSGGCEEELEATLMKWNLLNNSQGELLKTEASAGELSPAVLPPVPHKNMEISGSSPVPSSNLTSQQEDSLEVTNRAPQKKKSSSLEDLQSESLEKYVDGKPAQPVVEQESKPVGKGSKYQTLPGKLPRALQNGEQGMYSSPEGCGTSDNDDSSVPGLNRGRSVSAPVLGETENMDGTVVSDDLSPSGTDSGPQSPWAPENRKSPKGIKKIWGKIRRTQSGNFPADDLGLAEFRRGGLRATAGPRLSRSKDTKGQKSDHNAPFAQWSTERVCNWLEDFGLGQYVIFARQWVTSGHTLLTATPQDMEKEMGIKHPLHRKKLVLAIKAINAKQDEKSAQLDHIWVTRWLDDIGLPQYKDQFHESRVDGRMLQYLTVNDLLFLKVTSQLHHLSIKCAIHVLHVNSFNPHCLRRRPVEESNVSPSDVVQWSNHRVMEWLRSVDLAEYAPNLRGSGVHGGLIILEPRFNGDTLAMLLNIPPQKTLLRRHLTTNFNVLIGPEAQQEKRETMESAAYTPLTTTAKVRPKKLGFSHFGNLRKKKFDESTDYICPMDTSPAATNGTSKNYGGYKGLSPFTDRELDQMEHSEGTVMQIGALSQGITHLTTLLSQDEMLNDSRFLTPTFEDWR; encoded by the exons ATGGCTGAAGTTTCAGACCTGAAGATTAAGTTGGTTGGTATGGAAAAGGAGCAGAGTGAATATGAAGAGAAACAGAACAAAGCTGAG TCAGTAGTGAACCTGATCAGTGACCTACAGGAGCAGATGTGTAGACTGCAGCTGGAAATTAATAGTAGGATCCAAGAAAGAAAGTCTCAAGATAGGAAAGCAGACTTGACCCCTAATGGTGCTCAAAGTGGTGCAAGATCAGTAGAGCCCCTGGGCCAGAAGAATTGCTCTCGGTGTGAA GGTTTGTTACAGGAACTCAGACACCTCAAAATTAAAGTGGAAGAACTGGAAAACGAAAGAAATCAGTATGAGTGGAAATTGAAAGCAACCAAA gctgagatagcccagctccaggagcagctggcTCTCAAAGATGCAGAGATAGAACGTTTGCAGAGTCAGCTCTCCAGGACCTCCTCATACACTGAAGTGGCAGAAAGAG AGGAAGTTTATAGGAGAAGGCTAAAAGAAAAAC aCCAAGAAGTTCAGAGGTTGAAGATAGGAATGGAGACATTATTGGCTGCAAATGAAGAAAAG GACCGTCGGATAGAGGAGCTGACACTACTGCTAAGCCAGTACAGGAGGGTCAAGGACATCATGGTTGCAGCTCATG GCTCTCCTGTCTCTGGTGGCTGTGAAGAGGAACTTGAGGCGACTTTAATGAAGTGGAATCTTCTGAATAACTCTCAAGGGGAATTACTGAAAACAGAG GCCTCTGCAGGAGAGTTGTCAccagctgtgctccctccagTGCCGCACAAAAACATGGAAATCAG TGGAAGCAGTCCAGTACCTTCAAGTAATTTAACCTCTCAGCAGGAAGACTCTTTGGAAGTCACAAATAG GGCTCCACAGAAAAAAAAGTCCAGTAGTTTGGAAGACTTGCAGAGTGAATCCTTGGAAAAG TATGTAGATGGAAAACCAGCACAGCCTGTTGTAGAACAAGAG AGTAAGCCAGTGGGGAAAGGCAGCAAGTACCAGACGCTGCCAGGAAAGCTGCCCCGAGCCCTGCAGAACGGGGAGCAGGGAATGTACAGCTCCCCAGAGggatgtggcaccagtgacaacgATGACAGCAGCGTCCCTGGCCTGA ATCGCGGCAGGAGTGTCAGTGCACCCGTGCTAG GGGAAACAGAGAACATGGATGGTACAGTGGTCTCGGATGACCTCTCACCTTCGGGAACAGATTCAGGTCCACAATCTCCATGGGCTCCAGAAAACAGAAAGAGTCCAAAAGGGATCAAGAAAATCTGGGGAAA AATTCGAAGGACTCAGTCAGGTAACTTCCCTGCAGACGACCTGGGGCTGGCCGAGTTCCGGAGGGGAGGTCTGCGGGCAACAGCTGGACCGCGCTTATCCCGATCCAAGGACACCAAAGGCCAGAAGAG CGACCACAATGCCCCCTTTGCTCAGTGGAGCACTGAAAGAGTTTGTAACTGGCTGGAGGACTTTGGCCTGGGCCAGTACGTGATTTTTGCCCGGCAGTGGGTGACATCAGGCCACACGCTGTTAACTGCCACTCCTCAGGACATGGAAAAG GAAATGGGAATAAAGCATCCACTGCACAGGAAGAAATTGGTTTTGGCCATTAAAGCTATAAATGCAAAGCAAGATGAGAAGTCTGCACAACTTGATCATATCTGGGTGACAC GGTGGCTTGATGACATTGGCTTGCCTCAGTACAAAGACCAGTTTCATGAATCCAGAGTAGACGGGAGGATGTTGCAGTACTTAACTGTG AATGACCTTCTCTTCCTGAAAGTCACCAGTCAGCTGCATCACCTGAGTATTAAATGTGCCATTCACGTGCTGCACGTCAACAGCTTCAATCCCCACTGTCTGCGCAGGAGGCCAGTTGAGGAG AGCAACGTCTCTCCTTCCGACGTGGTGCAGTGGTCCAACCACAGGGTGATGGAATGGCTCAGATCAGTGGATCTGGCAGAATATGCACCCAACCTTCGAGGCAGCGGAGTGCACGGGGGCCTGATC ATCCTGGAACCTCGCTTCAACGGTGACACACTGGCCATGCTCCTGAACATCCCACCCCAAAAGACCCTCCTGCGCCGCCACCTCACCACCAACTTTAACGTGTTAATTgggccagaggcacagcaagaaaAAAGAGAAACCATGGAGTCAGCAGCATACACACCTCTGACCACCACTGCCAAAGTTCGG CCAAAGAAACTTGGATTTTCGCATTTTGGAAACTTAAGGAAAAAGAAGTTTGACGAATCAACAGACTACATTTGTCCTATGGATACAAGCCCAGCTGCTACAAATGGTACTTCGAAAAACTACGGTGGCTACAAAGGACTTAGTCCTTTCACTGACAGGGAACTGGATCAG
- the PPFIBP2 gene encoding liprin-beta-2 isoform X9, protein MHKELLSRTSLETQKLDLMAEVSDLKIKLVGMEKEQSEYEEKQNKAESVVNLISDLQEQMCRLQLEINSRIQERKSQDRKADLTPNGAQSGARSVEPLGQKNCSRCEGLLQELRHLKIKVEELENERNQYEWKLKATKAEIAQLQEQLALKDAEIERLQSQLSRTSSYTEVAEREEVYRRRLKEKHQEVQRLKIGMETLLAANEEKDRRIEELTLLLSQYRRVKDIMVAAHGSPVSGGCEEELEATLMKWNLLNNSQGELLKTEASAGELSPAVLPPVPHKNMEISGSSPVPSSNLTSQQEDSLEVTNRAPQKKKSSSLEDLQSESLEKYVDGKPAQPVVEQESKPVGKGSKYQTLPGKLPRALQNGEQGMYSSPEGCGTSDNDDSSVPGLNRGRSVSAPVLGETENMDGTVVSDDLSPSGTDSGPQSPWAPENRKSPKGIKKIWGKIRRTQSGNFPADDLGLAEFRRGGLRATAGPRLSRSKDTKGQKSDHNAPFAQWSTERVCNWLEDFGLGQYVIFARQWVTSGHTLLTATPQDMEKEMGIKHPLHRKKLVLAIKAINAKQDEKSAQLDHIWVTRWLDDIGLPQYKDQFHESRVDGRMLQYLTVNDLLFLKVTSQLHHLSIKCAIHVLHVNSFNPHCLRRRPVEESNVSPSDVVQWSNHRVMEWLRSVDLAEYAPNLRGSGVHGGLIILEPRFNGDTLAMLLNIPPQKTLLRRHLTTNFNVLIGPEAQQEKRETMESAAYTPLTTTAKVRPKKLGFSHFGNLRKKKFDESTDYICPMDTSPAATNGTSKNYGGYKGLSPFTDRELDQMEHSEGTVMQIGALSQGITHLTTLLSQDEMLNDSRFLTPTFEDWR, encoded by the exons GAGCTGCTAAGTCGCACATCGCTTGAGACTCAGAAATTAGATCTGATGGCTGAAGTTTCAGACCTGAAGATTAAGTTGGTTGGTATGGAAAAGGAGCAGAGTGAATATGAAGAGAAACAGAACAAAGCTGAG TCAGTAGTGAACCTGATCAGTGACCTACAGGAGCAGATGTGTAGACTGCAGCTGGAAATTAATAGTAGGATCCAAGAAAGAAAGTCTCAAGATAGGAAAGCAGACTTGACCCCTAATGGTGCTCAAAGTGGTGCAAGATCAGTAGAGCCCCTGGGCCAGAAGAATTGCTCTCGGTGTGAA GGTTTGTTACAGGAACTCAGACACCTCAAAATTAAAGTGGAAGAACTGGAAAACGAAAGAAATCAGTATGAGTGGAAATTGAAAGCAACCAAA gctgagatagcccagctccaggagcagctggcTCTCAAAGATGCAGAGATAGAACGTTTGCAGAGTCAGCTCTCCAGGACCTCCTCATACACTGAAGTGGCAGAAAGAG AGGAAGTTTATAGGAGAAGGCTAAAAGAAAAAC aCCAAGAAGTTCAGAGGTTGAAGATAGGAATGGAGACATTATTGGCTGCAAATGAAGAAAAG GACCGTCGGATAGAGGAGCTGACACTACTGCTAAGCCAGTACAGGAGGGTCAAGGACATCATGGTTGCAGCTCATG GCTCTCCTGTCTCTGGTGGCTGTGAAGAGGAACTTGAGGCGACTTTAATGAAGTGGAATCTTCTGAATAACTCTCAAGGGGAATTACTGAAAACAGAG GCCTCTGCAGGAGAGTTGTCAccagctgtgctccctccagTGCCGCACAAAAACATGGAAATCAG TGGAAGCAGTCCAGTACCTTCAAGTAATTTAACCTCTCAGCAGGAAGACTCTTTGGAAGTCACAAATAG GGCTCCACAGAAAAAAAAGTCCAGTAGTTTGGAAGACTTGCAGAGTGAATCCTTGGAAAAG TATGTAGATGGAAAACCAGCACAGCCTGTTGTAGAACAAGAG AGTAAGCCAGTGGGGAAAGGCAGCAAGTACCAGACGCTGCCAGGAAAGCTGCCCCGAGCCCTGCAGAACGGGGAGCAGGGAATGTACAGCTCCCCAGAGggatgtggcaccagtgacaacgATGACAGCAGCGTCCCTGGCCTGA ATCGCGGCAGGAGTGTCAGTGCACCCGTGCTAG GGGAAACAGAGAACATGGATGGTACAGTGGTCTCGGATGACCTCTCACCTTCGGGAACAGATTCAGGTCCACAATCTCCATGGGCTCCAGAAAACAGAAAGAGTCCAAAAGGGATCAAGAAAATCTGGGGAAA AATTCGAAGGACTCAGTCAGGTAACTTCCCTGCAGACGACCTGGGGCTGGCCGAGTTCCGGAGGGGAGGTCTGCGGGCAACAGCTGGACCGCGCTTATCCCGATCCAAGGACACCAAAGGCCAGAAGAG CGACCACAATGCCCCCTTTGCTCAGTGGAGCACTGAAAGAGTTTGTAACTGGCTGGAGGACTTTGGCCTGGGCCAGTACGTGATTTTTGCCCGGCAGTGGGTGACATCAGGCCACACGCTGTTAACTGCCACTCCTCAGGACATGGAAAAG GAAATGGGAATAAAGCATCCACTGCACAGGAAGAAATTGGTTTTGGCCATTAAAGCTATAAATGCAAAGCAAGATGAGAAGTCTGCACAACTTGATCATATCTGGGTGACAC GGTGGCTTGATGACATTGGCTTGCCTCAGTACAAAGACCAGTTTCATGAATCCAGAGTAGACGGGAGGATGTTGCAGTACTTAACTGTG AATGACCTTCTCTTCCTGAAAGTCACCAGTCAGCTGCATCACCTGAGTATTAAATGTGCCATTCACGTGCTGCACGTCAACAGCTTCAATCCCCACTGTCTGCGCAGGAGGCCAGTTGAGGAG AGCAACGTCTCTCCTTCCGACGTGGTGCAGTGGTCCAACCACAGGGTGATGGAATGGCTCAGATCAGTGGATCTGGCAGAATATGCACCCAACCTTCGAGGCAGCGGAGTGCACGGGGGCCTGATC ATCCTGGAACCTCGCTTCAACGGTGACACACTGGCCATGCTCCTGAACATCCCACCCCAAAAGACCCTCCTGCGCCGCCACCTCACCACCAACTTTAACGTGTTAATTgggccagaggcacagcaagaaaAAAGAGAAACCATGGAGTCAGCAGCATACACACCTCTGACCACCACTGCCAAAGTTCGG CCAAAGAAACTTGGATTTTCGCATTTTGGAAACTTAAGGAAAAAGAAGTTTGACGAATCAACAGACTACATTTGTCCTATGGATACAAGCCCAGCTGCTACAAATGGTACTTCGAAAAACTACGGTGGCTACAAAGGACTTAGTCCTTTCACTGACAGGGAACTGGATCAG